Proteins encoded by one window of Streptomyces sp. NBC_01477:
- a CDS encoding polymorphic toxin-type HINT domain-containing protein, with translation MRITPALWRRTPRRIAAFMSAALIATMLQALPSALTQASADSNWPAAPSLEKPVKVSNAKVKPQAADRTVSRPQTPKRAWPAAGTASVSLTAPVTTTAKAAAAAGSPVKAGSLPVSLAALPAAGTSRAATASPAAPQRATVRLLDHASAVKAGMDGVLLTVAGSGAQVGRAKVSVDYSAFAGAAGSGYGERLHLVQLPACVLTTPQKAECRTVTPLAGSNDSERQTVTADAVALPAAPGSVVQTPLAVPGGPATGALTVLAALAGASGPSGDYRATPLSAASTWSTGLNSGTFDWNYDMPTPAVPGGLAPKVGLSYSSGSIDGRTANANNQGSWAGDGFDIDPGFVERSYKPCGDDGVKTNDVEPGDLCWAYDNATISFSGHSGELIPVSADEWRIKGDDGTKVLRLRDTARGNGDNNGEYFEAITTNGTQYYFGYNRLPNWASGNAETKSVETVPVFGDDADEPCHAAAFADSWCQQGWRWNLDLVIDTNGDDITYWYTPETNSYGRNLKSTDDTPYVRAATLRRIEYGQQQGDIYSTTVKPMARVDFGTAERCLETTASLCDPASIDTNRQYWYDTPWDLNCKAGTTCDAGRYSPAFFTRTRLTNVTTSTLQTDGSYKPIDAWDLHHEWGTADTDYQLLLDSITHTGLAATTPVALPPTALSYVSRIGRLDRTGDGRSPFYKQRLSTIHDEVGGQTDVNYSQAACDADHLPTPQTNTTHCFPQKYQPSNDVPVTTEWFNKYVVQSVIGTDRTGGAPDMVTKYSYLDAGAWAYDDDEGITKEKLKTWSQWRGHAHVRVQTGGTSGMSTQADHYYLRGMDGDRSDPADATQKRTVTVPDGEGTTLTDDDAWAGYEYRTETYDAPAGKILVKAVSTPWKKETARRVRDWGTTTANLTGTAAARGFTSLDKGVGSLWAQTRSNTTFDDYGRPIKAEALGDVALAGDDRCTRTTYADNTANWILTGAVHAETVAGTCAANPNRDTQPDGTSAVISDTRTRYDGQAYGKAPTRGLATLTETLKSRNGSTATYLDNAATYDRYGRPLTATALASTSVFDPTDDTKAPVTTASANPRVTTTAYTPATGRPTLTVVTTPPATAGVASSAQTTMTSIDLLRGLPTISIDTNSKRTDVQYDALGRVLAVWEPNNLKGSNTTPSMEYVYTNTTDAIASIKTKTLNNNKSQNSAYTLYDGFGRVRQTQEPAQDGGRLLADTFYDERGQAALAYAPYYANGAPSATLSTVDEATSVETQTATTFDGLGRPVKTQVLAGNGVGTPLATTLTSYDGTSTTVTPPQGGTPTTTITDATGRTTELRQYKAATPTGTPDSTTYGYDPGGNMTRLTDPSHNVWTWTFDQLGRQVAAVDPDSGSSTRKYNDRGELVSTTDNRSKTVTHVYDNLSREIETHDGPATGPLLTSQTWDPTNYKGQVGSTTRYAAISGTTYQYKTVINTYDALYRPTKSTLTVPSVPGQEGLAGTYSGGSVYNLDGTVQVTGYPAAGSLPAENLAYTYDALHRPATIGSSPLTYLTGQTYSITNKPMQSTLNAGGMTTRVTNAYEWGTQRLSASRTDQQDITGAARAAGYTYDETGNVTSLLDNSRTGRDQQCFQYDHLGRLTEAFTTPGTACPAAPAGTTPGGPAPYWTSYTYNTDGTRDTEVQHLPTGDTTSAYAYPATGSGPHTLAGVTTTTGTATPVHQTYAYDAAGNTTARHLAPSPTQTDDQTLTWGTEGTLDHVTDTVKVTSGAGTTTTAKTTDYVYDTAGNRLIEHTLDTANPTAENTTLYLGTTELNFVKGAPKATATRYYPLGSAVAVRTNDNKVTFQVTDAHGTAAANIDATTGALTQHYETPFGQDRGPAPTTWAGTKGFLGGTKDTATGLTHLGARDYDPTTARFISVDPLLAPTDPQSLTGYTYSNNNPLTYSDSSGLRPLGPGDNDNDNARWALDQKHKKSTYAFYGFEVDRSGGWSWREGNFLSAPGGNIRTDYVVPSSQARAHGQTAHWETSKYHESSAAQWFEEHPYIAAAVDEALDSIPYLFPAAGPEVSTAERAAAGNGMRVAERGEAESGAASACAKRNSFSSDTPVLLDNGAAKPINELQPGDKVESANPETGRNEGGRTVTATHINHDDNLIDVVVETSPGHQQTLHTTTEHPFWDDTTHAWVPAARLTPGHALETAYNTHARVATVRVVPGEADRYNLTVDQLHTYYVLAGTTPVLVHNSGGEWCTPEERIEDAPDIGNGHAGSKHAGDFPGHSPADIGDLARDVMQNPARTKPLGGGRRAYQGKDGSTIVIHDPMHPDGGTIFRRDPGTIDDYWDGLN, from the coding sequence ATGCGCATCACCCCGGCGCTGTGGCGCCGCACGCCCCGGCGGATCGCCGCCTTCATGTCCGCCGCCCTGATCGCCACTATGCTGCAGGCTCTGCCAAGCGCCCTCACACAGGCGTCGGCGGATTCCAACTGGCCTGCGGCGCCCTCGCTCGAAAAGCCGGTCAAGGTCAGCAACGCCAAGGTCAAGCCGCAGGCGGCGGATCGGACGGTGTCCCGTCCGCAGACACCGAAGAGGGCCTGGCCGGCGGCCGGGACCGCGTCGGTGTCGCTGACCGCGCCGGTGACGACGACAGCGAAGGCGGCCGCGGCTGCCGGGTCTCCCGTGAAGGCCGGTTCCTTGCCGGTGTCGCTGGCCGCCCTGCCGGCCGCGGGTACGTCCCGGGCCGCGACCGCGTCACCGGCGGCTCCGCAGAGGGCGACGGTCCGGCTCCTGGACCATGCGTCGGCGGTGAAGGCCGGGATGGACGGTGTCCTGCTGACCGTTGCAGGCAGTGGCGCGCAGGTCGGCCGGGCGAAGGTCAGTGTGGACTACAGCGCGTTCGCCGGTGCGGCGGGTTCCGGTTACGGCGAGCGGCTGCACCTGGTGCAACTCCCCGCGTGTGTGCTGACCACGCCGCAGAAGGCTGAGTGCCGCACGGTCACCCCGCTTGCGGGCAGCAATGACAGCGAGCGGCAGACGGTGACCGCGGACGCGGTCGCGCTTCCCGCGGCGCCGGGCTCGGTGGTCCAGACTCCGCTGGCAGTTCCGGGCGGTCCGGCGACCGGCGCGCTGACCGTACTGGCAGCCCTCGCCGGGGCATCCGGTCCATCGGGCGACTACAGGGCGACTCCGCTGTCTGCCGCGTCGACCTGGAGCACCGGTCTGAACAGCGGGACGTTCGACTGGAATTACGACATGCCGACACCGGCGGTGCCGGGCGGCCTCGCGCCGAAGGTGGGCCTGTCATATTCGTCGGGGTCCATCGACGGCCGGACGGCGAACGCGAACAACCAGGGTTCGTGGGCCGGTGACGGCTTCGACATCGACCCCGGCTTCGTGGAGCGCTCCTACAAGCCGTGCGGCGACGACGGGGTCAAGACGAACGATGTCGAGCCGGGCGATCTGTGCTGGGCCTACGACAACGCCACCATCAGCTTCAGCGGCCATTCCGGTGAGCTGATCCCGGTGAGCGCGGACGAGTGGCGGATCAAGGGCGACGACGGTACGAAGGTGCTGCGACTGCGGGACACCGCCCGCGGCAACGGCGACAACAACGGCGAGTACTTCGAAGCGATCACCACCAACGGCACGCAGTACTACTTCGGGTACAACCGCCTGCCCAACTGGGCGTCCGGCAACGCCGAGACCAAATCGGTGGAGACGGTCCCCGTGTTCGGCGATGACGCGGACGAGCCGTGCCACGCGGCTGCGTTCGCGGACTCGTGGTGCCAGCAGGGCTGGCGGTGGAATCTCGACCTGGTCATCGACACCAACGGCGACGACATCACGTACTGGTACACCCCGGAGACCAACTCCTACGGCCGGAACCTGAAGTCCACGGACGACACCCCCTACGTGCGGGCCGCCACCCTGCGCCGCATCGAGTACGGACAGCAGCAGGGTGACATCTACTCCACCACGGTCAAGCCGATGGCCCGCGTCGACTTCGGTACCGCCGAACGCTGCCTGGAGACCACGGCGTCGCTCTGTGATCCGGCAAGCATCGACACCAACCGGCAGTATTGGTACGACACCCCGTGGGACCTGAACTGCAAGGCCGGCACGACATGCGACGCCGGCCGGTACTCGCCCGCGTTCTTCACCAGGACCCGGCTGACGAATGTCACCACCTCCACGTTGCAGACCGACGGCAGCTACAAGCCGATCGACGCCTGGGACCTGCACCACGAGTGGGGCACCGCGGATACCGACTACCAGCTGCTGCTGGATTCCATCACCCACACCGGGCTGGCCGCCACGACGCCGGTCGCCCTGCCGCCCACGGCGCTGAGTTACGTCTCGCGGATCGGGCGGCTGGACAGGACCGGAGACGGGCGCTCCCCCTTCTACAAGCAGCGGCTGAGCACCATCCACGACGAGGTCGGCGGGCAGACCGACGTCAACTACTCTCAGGCCGCTTGCGACGCGGACCATCTGCCGACCCCGCAGACCAACACCACGCACTGCTTCCCGCAGAAGTACCAGCCCTCCAATGACGTGCCTGTGACGACGGAGTGGTTCAACAAGTACGTCGTGCAGTCCGTCATCGGTACCGACCGCACCGGCGGCGCCCCGGACATGGTCACCAAGTACAGCTACCTCGACGCCGGCGCGTGGGCGTACGACGATGACGAGGGCATCACCAAGGAGAAGCTCAAGACCTGGTCGCAGTGGCGCGGCCACGCCCACGTGCGGGTGCAGACCGGCGGGACGTCGGGGATGTCCACCCAGGCCGACCACTACTACCTGCGCGGCATGGACGGGGACCGCTCCGACCCGGCAGACGCGACCCAGAAACGCACCGTCACCGTGCCGGACGGGGAAGGCACCACCCTCACCGACGACGACGCGTGGGCCGGCTACGAATACCGCACCGAAACCTACGACGCTCCCGCAGGAAAGATCCTCGTCAAAGCGGTCAGCACTCCCTGGAAGAAGGAGACGGCCCGGCGGGTCCGCGACTGGGGCACCACCACCGCGAACCTCACCGGCACCGCAGCGGCCCGGGGCTTCACCTCGCTCGACAAGGGCGTTGGATCGCTGTGGGCGCAGACCCGCAGTAACACCACCTTCGACGACTACGGTCGGCCCATCAAGGCCGAGGCACTCGGCGACGTGGCCCTGGCCGGCGACGACCGGTGCACCCGCACGACCTACGCCGACAACACCGCGAACTGGATCCTCACCGGCGCCGTCCATGCCGAAACCGTGGCCGGGACCTGCGCGGCGAACCCGAACCGCGACACCCAGCCGGACGGCACCTCGGCAGTCATCTCCGACACCCGCACCCGCTACGACGGCCAGGCGTACGGCAAAGCCCCCACCCGGGGCCTGGCCACACTGACCGAGACACTGAAATCCCGCAACGGCAGCACCGCCACCTACCTCGACAACGCCGCCACCTACGACCGCTACGGGCGGCCGTTGACGGCCACCGCGCTGGCGTCCACCAGCGTGTTCGACCCCACCGACGACACCAAGGCCCCTGTCACCACCGCGTCGGCCAACCCCCGCGTCACGACGACCGCCTACACCCCGGCCACGGGGAGGCCGACGTTGACGGTCGTCACCACGCCTCCGGCAACGGCGGGTGTTGCCTCCAGCGCGCAGACCACCATGACCTCCATCGACCTGCTGCGGGGCCTTCCCACTATCAGCATCGACACCAATTCCAAGCGCACCGACGTCCAGTACGACGCTCTGGGGCGGGTGCTGGCGGTCTGGGAGCCGAACAACCTCAAGGGATCCAATACGACGCCGAGCATGGAGTACGTCTACACCAACACCACGGACGCCATCGCGTCGATCAAGACCAAGACGCTGAACAACAACAAGTCCCAGAACAGCGCCTACACCCTCTACGACGGGTTCGGCCGGGTGCGGCAGACCCAGGAGCCGGCCCAAGACGGCGGGCGGCTGCTGGCGGACACGTTCTACGACGAGCGCGGCCAGGCCGCCCTTGCCTACGCCCCCTACTACGCCAACGGGGCGCCCTCGGCGACGCTGTCCACGGTTGACGAGGCGACCAGCGTAGAGACCCAGACCGCCACGACGTTCGACGGTCTCGGCCGGCCGGTGAAGACCCAGGTCCTGGCCGGCAACGGCGTCGGCACGCCACTTGCGACCACCCTCACCTCCTACGACGGCACCAGCACCACCGTCACCCCGCCCCAGGGCGGCACCCCCACGACGACGATCACGGACGCCACCGGCCGCACGACCGAGCTGCGCCAGTACAAGGCCGCCACCCCGACCGGCACACCCGACTCCACCACGTACGGGTACGACCCCGGCGGCAACATGACCAGGCTGACCGACCCGTCCCACAACGTGTGGACCTGGACGTTCGACCAGCTCGGGCGGCAGGTCGCGGCTGTTGACCCGGACAGCGGCAGCAGCACCAGGAAGTACAACGACCGCGGCGAGCTGGTCTCGACCACCGACAACCGCAGCAAGACCGTCACGCACGTCTACGACAACCTCTCCCGCGAGATCGAGACCCACGACGGCCCCGCCACCGGCCCGCTGCTGACCTCCCAGACCTGGGACCCGACCAACTACAAGGGCCAGGTGGGCTCCACCACCCGCTACGCGGCCATCAGCGGCACCACCTACCAGTACAAGACCGTCATCAACACCTACGACGCCCTCTACCGGCCCACGAAATCCACCCTCACCGTCCCCTCGGTTCCCGGGCAAGAAGGCCTGGCCGGAACCTACTCCGGGGGCAGCGTGTACAACCTCGACGGAACCGTCCAAGTCACCGGCTACCCGGCCGCCGGCAGCCTCCCGGCCGAGAACCTCGCCTACACCTACGATGCACTGCACCGCCCCGCAACCATCGGCAGCAGCCCGCTCACCTACCTCACCGGCCAGACGTACAGCATCACCAACAAGCCGATGCAGTCCACCCTGAACGCCGGCGGTATGACCACCAGGGTCACCAACGCGTACGAGTGGGGCACCCAGCGCCTGTCCGCGAGCCGTACCGACCAGCAGGACATCACCGGCGCGGCCCGCGCCGCCGGCTACACCTACGACGAGACCGGGAACGTCACCTCGCTGCTGGACAACTCCCGTACCGGCAGGGACCAGCAGTGCTTCCAGTACGACCACCTGGGCCGCCTGACCGAGGCCTTCACCACCCCGGGTACCGCCTGCCCGGCCGCACCGGCCGGTACGACGCCCGGCGGCCCGGCACCGTACTGGACCAGCTACACCTACAACACCGACGGCACCCGCGACACCGAGGTCCAGCACCTTCCAACGGGCGACACCACCAGCGCCTACGCCTACCCCGCCACCGGATCCGGCCCGCACACCCTCGCAGGCGTCACCACCACGACCGGCACCGCGACGCCCGTCCACCAGACCTACGCGTACGACGCGGCGGGCAACACCACCGCACGGCACCTGGCGCCCAGCCCCACCCAGACCGACGACCAGACGCTGACCTGGGGCACCGAGGGCACTCTCGACCACGTCACCGACACCGTCAAGGTCACGTCCGGCGCGGGCACCACCACGACCGCCAAGACCACCGACTACGTCTACGACACCGCGGGCAACCGCCTGATCGAGCACACCCTCGACACCGCCAACCCCACCGCCGAGAACACCACCCTCTACCTCGGCACCACCGAGCTGAACTTCGTCAAGGGCGCCCCCAAGGCCACCGCCACCCGCTACTACCCCCTCGGCTCAGCTGTCGCCGTCCGCACCAACGACAACAAGGTCACCTTCCAGGTCACCGACGCCCACGGCACCGCCGCCGCCAACATCGACGCCACCACCGGCGCCCTCACCCAGCACTACGAAACCCCTTTCGGCCAGGACCGCGGCCCCGCCCCCACCACCTGGGCCGGCACCAAGGGCTTCCTCGGCGGCACCAAAGACACCGCCACCGGACTCACCCACCTCGGAGCCCGCGACTACGACCCCACCACCGCCCGCTTCATCAGCGTCGACCCCCTCCTCGCCCCCACCGACCCCCAATCCCTCACCGGCTACACCTACAGCAACAACAACCCCCTGACGTACTCCGACTCGAGCGGTCTGCGTCCCCTCGGCCCCGGTGACAACGACAACGACAACGCCCGGTGGGCACTGGATCAGAAACACAAGAAGAGCACCTACGCGTTCTATGGCTTCGAAGTCGACCGTTCAGGTGGCTGGTCCTGGCGCGAGGGCAATTTCCTGTCAGCGCCGGGCGGCAACATCCGCACCGACTACGTAGTCCCCTCATCCCAGGCGAGAGCGCACGGCCAGACGGCACATTGGGAAACATCGAAATATCACGAGAGTTCCGCAGCCCAATGGTTTGAAGAGCACCCTTATATCGCAGCCGCCGTGGATGAGGCGCTTGACAGCATTCCATATCTCTTTCCCGCCGCTGGGCCCGAAGTGTCAACCGCAGAGAGAGCGGCGGCCGGAAACGGTATGAGAGTGGCCGAAAGAGGAGAAGCCGAGTCAGGTGCAGCCAGCGCTTGCGCGAAAAGAAACAGTTTTTCCTCCGATACGCCCGTTCTCCTCGACAATGGGGCAGCTAAGCCCATCAATGAGCTTCAGCCCGGCGACAAAGTCGAATCCGCCAACCCTGAAACTGGAAGGAATGAAGGCGGCCGAACTGTCACCGCAACTCACATCAACCACGACGACAACCTGATTGACGTCGTCGTGGAGACCTCTCCCGGCCATCAGCAGACCCTGCACACCACCACCGAGCACCCCTTCTGGGACGACACCACCCACGCCTGGGTCCCCGCTGCCCGGCTCACCCCCGGCCATGCACTCGAAACCGCCTACAACACCCATGCGCGCGTCGCTACTGTACGAGTCGTCCCCGGTGAAGCTGACAGGTACAATCTCACCGTCGACCAACTCCACACGTACTATGTACTCGCCGGAACCACGCCGGTCCTCGTTCACAATTCAGGTGGCGAGTGGTGTACCCCAGAGGAACGCATCGAAGATGCTCCGGACATCGGCAATGGGCATGCGGGAAGCAAGCACGCTGGCGACTTTCCGGGACATTCGCCTGCGGATATTGGAGACCTCGCGCGGGACGTGATGCAAAACCCGGCACGTACTAAGCCGCTGGGTGGTGGGCGGAGAGCATATCAGGGGAAGGATGGGTCCACGATCGTGATTCACGACCCGATGCATCCAGATGGCGGTACTATCTTCCGTCGGGATCCGGGAACAATTGACGATTACTGGGATGGGTTGAACTGA